A single region of the Leptodactylus fuscus isolate aLepFus1 chromosome 5, aLepFus1.hap2, whole genome shotgun sequence genome encodes:
- the FAM53C gene encoding protein FAM53C isoform X3: MQIFQYKSEERSWGLVSHCPRIELEDGIRPGCHHLSSLSLHFPVLSRENSPNSRGPSQEPEEGNSAAPPAPPTKRHCRSLSVPEDLSRWRPIWRPSGSKVWTPVKRRCNSGGVGAVLGVQTQSPSQGVSSLRFQNDPSASFRCIQANSPPFFSLALCRESPCPYTLSPTTIFWENTEGPSCFPLQRRFSLSPVLFKDTGRFLPSASSSPPSTPELVRRQQCLPRSQSQPCDLDTRKCGIKRRHEEDTRWHRPSLDFYKMNQNAGAMCFLDNSDEGSSSPFMACHGESPCTSGSPVTTCTLALSEEDMGRRDHSSCSQAMLFQHDFADLDLNLIEEN; this comes from the exons AAGAGCGCTCCTGGGGGCTTGTCAGTCATTGCCCACGGATTGAACTTGAAGACGGAATCCGACCTGGTtgccatcacctctccagtctgAGTCTGCATTTTCCTGTTTTGAGTAGAGAGAACTCGCCAAACAGCAGGGGCCCTTCACAAGAACCTGAGGAAGGGAACTCTGCAGCACCTCCAGCCCCACCTACAAAAAGACACTGCCGCTCCTTATCAGTGCCAGAGGACCTATCACGCTGGAGGCCTATTTGGCGGCCTAGTGGTTCTAAAGTTTGGACTCCTGTTAAGAGGAGATGTAACAGTGGTGGGGTTGGAGCAGTACTGGGAGTGCAGACTCAAAGTCCATCCCAAGGGGTCTCCAGTCTCAGGTTCCAAAATGACCCCAGTGCCTCTTTTCGCTGCATCCAAGCCAACAGCCCTCCCTTCTTTAGCCTGGCTTTGTGTCGGGAGTCACCGTGTCCCTATACCCTTTCCCCAACCACTATATTCTGGGAGAACACGGAAGGGCCAAGCTGCTTTCCATTGCAGCGCCGTTTTTCCCTCTCTCCTGTACTCTTCAAGGATACAGGACGGTTCCTCCCTTCAGCCAGCAGCTCCCCACCTTCCACGCCAGAGCTGGTCCGACGACAGCAGTGTTTGCCCCGCAGCCAATCGCAGCCTTGTGACCTTGACACAAGGAAATGTGGAATCAAGCGAAGACATGAGGAAGATACACGGTGGCATCGTCCTTCTCTGGACTTCTACAAGATGAACCAG AATGCTGGTGCTATGTGTTTCTTGGACAACTCTGATGAAGGCAGCTCTTCTCCTTTTATGGCTTGTCATGGGGAGTCTCCGTGCACTTCTGGAAGTCCTGTCACAACTTGCACATTGGCACTTAGTGAAGAAGATATGGGTAGGAGGGATCACTCGTCCTGCTCCCAGGCAATGCTCTTCCAGCACGATTTTGCGGACCTGGATTTAAATCTAATTGAAGAGAATTAG